The Listeria cossartiae subsp. cossartiae genome includes a region encoding these proteins:
- the coaBC gene encoding bifunctional phosphopantothenoylcysteine decarboxylase/phosphopantothenate--cysteine ligase CoaBC, translated as MQGKNILLAVSGGIAVYKAVALTSKLTQAGANVKVMMTEHAQEFVPPLSFQVLSKNDVYTDTFDEKKSSVVAHINLADWADLVIVAPATANVIGKMANGIADDMVTTTLLATEAPVWVAPAMNVHMIQHPAVIRNINQLYADGVRFIEPEEGYLACGYVGRGRLEEPEKIVLRIAEFFQEDKDLLRDKSVLVTAGATREKLDPVRYFTNHSTGKMGFSIAESAVRHGAKVTLVTTSKALPVPPGVEAIYVESAEEMYQAVNERKVAQDIFVMTAAVADYTPAQVSDQKIKKQPGDFTIEMKRTKDILLEIGQHKTAEQVVIGFAAETENLEANALKKLTSKNADMIVANNISEAGAGFSGDTNIVTFYRKDGSSKALPILDKKEVAEHIIEEAANFLRK; from the coding sequence ATGCAAGGAAAAAATATCTTACTCGCAGTGTCTGGTGGCATTGCTGTTTATAAAGCAGTCGCACTTACAAGCAAATTAACGCAAGCCGGCGCAAACGTCAAAGTCATGATGACCGAGCACGCACAGGAATTTGTTCCGCCGCTGTCGTTTCAAGTATTATCCAAAAATGACGTATATACCGATACATTTGATGAAAAAAAATCTAGCGTAGTCGCACATATCAATTTAGCCGACTGGGCTGATTTAGTTATTGTCGCACCAGCAACCGCCAACGTAATTGGCAAAATGGCTAATGGCATCGCGGACGATATGGTAACAACAACGCTTCTTGCAACAGAAGCACCAGTTTGGGTAGCACCTGCAATGAATGTCCATATGATCCAGCATCCAGCAGTTATTCGCAATATTAACCAACTATACGCGGATGGAGTTCGTTTTATCGAGCCAGAAGAAGGTTACTTGGCGTGTGGCTACGTTGGCCGCGGTCGTCTCGAAGAACCAGAAAAAATCGTTCTCCGCATTGCTGAATTTTTTCAAGAAGATAAAGACTTATTACGCGACAAAAGTGTACTAGTAACAGCTGGTGCGACTCGCGAAAAACTGGATCCAGTACGCTATTTCACCAACCATTCCACAGGCAAAATGGGCTTTAGCATTGCAGAATCTGCCGTTCGTCACGGCGCAAAGGTGACACTCGTTACGACAAGCAAAGCACTTCCTGTCCCGCCTGGCGTAGAAGCAATTTATGTTGAATCCGCAGAAGAAATGTATCAAGCTGTGAATGAACGTAAAGTCGCGCAGGATATTTTTGTGATGACGGCTGCTGTAGCGGATTACACGCCAGCGCAAGTTTCAGACCAAAAAATTAAAAAACAACCAGGCGATTTTACGATTGAAATGAAACGAACAAAAGACATCTTACTCGAAATCGGTCAACATAAAACAGCCGAGCAAGTCGTGATTGGCTTTGCCGCTGAAACCGAAAATTTAGAAGCAAATGCCCTCAAAAAACTAACATCGAAAAACGCCGATATGATTGTCGCAAACAATATTAGCGAAGCGGGTGCAGGTTTTTCTGGTGATACGAACATCGTGACCTTTTACCGGAAAGATGGTTCTAGCAAAGCGTTACCGATACTAGACAAAAAAGAAGTTGCTGAACATATCATCGAAGAAGCCGCTAACTTTTTAAGGAAGTGA
- the rpoZ gene encoding DNA-directed RNA polymerase subunit omega translates to MLYPSIDNLLLKIDSKYSLVTVAAKRARYMQLENDKGVLPSYQSDKFVGKALEEIHAGKLVLQNDEK, encoded by the coding sequence ATGTTATATCCATCAATTGATAATTTATTGTTAAAAATCGACTCAAAATACTCACTAGTTACAGTGGCTGCCAAACGCGCACGCTACATGCAATTAGAAAATGATAAAGGCGTATTGCCAAGCTACCAATCCGACAAATTTGTTGGTAAAGCGTTAGAAGAAATTCACGCTGGAAAATTAGTTTTACAAAACGACGAAAAATAA